The Sorangiineae bacterium MSr11367 genome window below encodes:
- a CDS encoding DEAD/DEAH box helicase has translation MVRPCFCADEHLSGQEAHTVPFPEDLDPALQGALRQRGIGALYTHQARAFSLARAPQDRPHAVVVSTPTASGKSLCFHLPMLSRLREDPDARAIYLFPTKALARDQEASLQELMTHAGLGTPAIVYDGDTPGDARRAARERGRVLLTNPDMIHTGILPHHANFARTFQNLRYVVVDEMHMYKGVFGSHVANVLRRLLRIAAFHGSQPILIGATATIGNPREHAARLFGLPVDDVALISESGAPRGDRRFFLFNPPVVNAELGIRASYVKQAVMLAADLVRAKVPTLIFGHSRNNVEIMLRYLRERVGKDVDASRIMGYRGGYLPETRREIERALRAGELLAIVATNALELGIDVGELDAVICAGYPGSVAATWQRFGRAGRRGGLSIAVLITSSAPVDQYLAREPGYLLGAPVEEARIDPDNVEILIQHLKCGAFELPFARGERFGGLTSEETGEALEFLAKRNVLHETRGTFHWAADAYPANNVSLRSVGWDNVVIVDVARDKAIAELDWRGSHTMLHEQAIYQHDGECWQVEKLDYENHKAFVRKVEPDYWTDAMTYTNIAILEESALGPATTSASGGDWPSGWGEVSVVEKVVGYKKIKFYTHENTGYGEVFLPEMQMHTTAFWFTVPERVCAEIAAGRAAAIDALRGIGIALETVATLALMCDPRDLGTSLGDAHEEEGAEGTMVSLPRKTRGGPAAGYNPTLFLYEHVPGGTGLSQRIFEQRETLLARALRLIERCPCTDGCPACVGPSGETRKSVAVELLRRVIATA, from the coding sequence ATGGTGCGGCCGTGCTTCTGCGCGGACGAGCATCTCTCCGGGCAGGAGGCGCACACCGTCCCCTTCCCCGAGGACCTGGACCCTGCACTGCAAGGTGCGCTCCGGCAGCGTGGGATCGGTGCATTGTACACACATCAAGCGCGTGCGTTTTCCTTGGCGCGGGCGCCGCAAGATCGTCCCCACGCGGTGGTGGTCTCCACACCGACGGCGAGCGGCAAGAGCCTCTGCTTCCACCTGCCGATGCTCTCCAGGCTGCGCGAGGATCCAGATGCGCGCGCCATCTACCTTTTCCCGACGAAGGCCCTTGCCCGCGATCAGGAAGCGAGCCTGCAAGAGCTCATGACCCACGCGGGGCTCGGCACCCCGGCCATCGTCTACGACGGCGACACGCCGGGCGACGCGCGACGGGCGGCGCGCGAGCGGGGGCGTGTGCTTTTGACCAACCCGGACATGATCCACACCGGGATCCTGCCGCACCACGCGAACTTCGCGCGCACGTTTCAGAACTTGCGGTACGTCGTCGTCGACGAGATGCACATGTACAAAGGGGTGTTCGGCTCGCACGTGGCCAACGTGCTCCGGCGCCTCCTGCGCATCGCGGCGTTTCACGGATCGCAACCGATCCTCATTGGGGCCACGGCCACCATCGGCAACCCGCGCGAGCATGCAGCGCGGCTCTTCGGCCTTCCCGTGGACGACGTGGCCCTCATTTCCGAGAGCGGGGCCCCGCGGGGCGATCGGCGGTTTTTCCTGTTCAATCCGCCGGTGGTCAATGCGGAGCTGGGCATCCGCGCGAGCTACGTGAAGCAGGCGGTCATGCTCGCGGCCGACCTCGTGCGCGCCAAGGTGCCCACGCTCATCTTCGGGCACTCGCGCAACAACGTGGAAATCATGCTGCGCTACCTGCGCGAGCGCGTGGGGAAAGACGTCGATGCGTCGCGCATCATGGGCTACCGCGGAGGGTATTTGCCCGAGACACGGCGCGAGATCGAGCGCGCACTGCGCGCGGGGGAGCTTTTGGCCATCGTGGCGACGAATGCCCTGGAGCTCGGGATCGACGTGGGCGAGCTCGATGCGGTCATTTGCGCAGGCTACCCGGGCTCGGTGGCGGCCACGTGGCAGCGCTTCGGGCGCGCCGGGCGTCGCGGCGGGCTTTCCATCGCGGTGCTCATCACGTCGAGCGCGCCGGTGGATCAGTACCTCGCGCGCGAGCCGGGGTATCTGCTCGGGGCGCCGGTCGAAGAAGCGCGCATCGATCCGGACAACGTGGAGATCTTGATCCAGCACTTGAAGTGCGGCGCGTTCGAGCTGCCGTTCGCGCGGGGCGAGCGCTTTGGAGGGCTCACCTCGGAAGAGACGGGGGAGGCGCTGGAGTTTCTCGCGAAACGCAACGTGCTACACGAGACGCGCGGCACGTTTCACTGGGCGGCGGATGCGTACCCGGCCAACAACGTCTCGCTGCGCAGCGTCGGATGGGACAACGTGGTCATCGTCGACGTCGCCCGCGACAAGGCGATCGCGGAGCTCGATTGGCGAGGGTCGCACACCATGCTGCACGAGCAGGCCATCTACCAGCACGATGGCGAGTGCTGGCAGGTGGAGAAGCTCGACTACGAGAACCACAAGGCCTTCGTTCGCAAGGTGGAGCCGGACTATTGGACCGACGCCATGACGTACACGAACATCGCCATCCTCGAGGAGAGCGCCCTCGGCCCGGCGACCACGTCGGCAAGCGGGGGCGATTGGCCCAGCGGCTGGGGCGAGGTGAGCGTGGTGGAAAAGGTCGTGGGGTACAAGAAGATCAAGTTCTACACCCACGAGAACACCGGCTACGGCGAGGTGTTCCTGCCCGAGATGCAGATGCACACGACGGCGTTCTGGTTCACCGTCCCCGAGCGCGTGTGCGCCGAAATTGCGGCCGGGCGCGCGGCGGCCATCGATGCGCTGCGCGGCATCGGCATCGCGCTGGAGACGGTGGCCACGTTGGCCCTCATGTGCGATCCGCGCGATCTCGGGACGAGCCTCGGCGATGCGCACGAGGAAGAAGGCGCGGAGGGAACCATGGTGTCGCTTCCGCGTAAAACACGCGGCGGGCCCGCGGCGGGTTACAACCCGACGCTGTTCCTCTACGAGCACGTGCCCGGCGGCACGGGACTCTCGCAGCGCATCTTCGAGCAGCGCGAGACCTTGCTGGCGCGTGCGCTGCGGCTCATCGAGCGATGCCCGTGCACCGACGGATGCCCCGCGTGCGTCGGGCCCAGCGGAGAGACACGCAAGAGCGTCGCGGTCGAGCTACTCCGCCGCGTCATCGCGACGGCCTAG
- a CDS encoding cyclase family protein, whose amino-acid sequence MKTRTLIGLSSLCAAIAAPLSCSESKAAPHEEALQAGTSEWGADDEIGAANRLDPDLVRDAAKLVTTGKSYSLGIEVNNRTPAYGHRTFQVFMTQPENPAGKGIGTKGLTYNDEMIEGWMGVGTQLNGLGHIGIENVYYNGHKEQDILTIHGVKKLGLEKLPPLVTRGVLLDMAAHLGTEMVREGTAFGAADLETVARKQGVTLRKGDIVILHTGWLDLMGKDDKRFLQGCPGINREAARLLAGKGIVAVGADTWAVEVVPGEPGAGTFEVNQTLIAKNGIYVLENIRTAELARDKAYEFLFVLGHPKYTGTTQAIINPVALR is encoded by the coding sequence ATGAAAACACGCACGTTGATCGGCCTCTCCTCCCTGTGTGCCGCCATTGCGGCCCCCCTCTCCTGCTCGGAATCGAAGGCCGCTCCGCACGAGGAAGCGCTGCAGGCCGGCACCAGCGAATGGGGCGCCGACGATGAAATCGGCGCCGCCAACCGCCTCGACCCCGACTTGGTTCGCGACGCCGCCAAGCTCGTCACCACGGGAAAGTCGTACTCCCTCGGCATCGAAGTGAACAACCGGACACCGGCTTATGGGCACCGCACCTTCCAGGTGTTCATGACCCAGCCCGAAAACCCGGCCGGCAAAGGCATCGGCACGAAAGGCCTCACGTACAACGACGAGATGATCGAAGGCTGGATGGGCGTGGGTACGCAACTCAACGGCCTCGGGCACATCGGCATCGAGAATGTCTACTACAACGGTCACAAAGAGCAGGACATCCTCACCATCCACGGCGTGAAGAAGCTCGGCCTCGAGAAGCTGCCGCCGCTGGTCACGCGGGGTGTGCTGCTCGATATGGCGGCGCACCTGGGCACGGAGATGGTTCGCGAGGGCACGGCCTTCGGCGCGGCCGACCTGGAGACGGTGGCGCGCAAACAAGGCGTCACCCTTCGGAAGGGCGACATCGTGATCCTTCACACGGGATGGCTCGACCTGATGGGCAAGGACGACAAGCGCTTTCTGCAAGGCTGCCCCGGCATCAACCGCGAGGCGGCACGCCTTCTCGCCGGCAAAGGCATCGTGGCCGTGGGCGCGGACACGTGGGCGGTGGAGGTCGTGCCGGGCGAGCCGGGTGCGGGCACCTTCGAGGTGAATCAGACGCTCATCGCCAAGAACGGCATCTACGTGCTCGAGAACATCCGCACCGCCGAACTGGCACGCGACAAGGCCTACGAGTTCCTCTTCGTGCTGGGCCACCCCAAGTACACCGGCACGACGCAGGCGATCATCAACCCGGTAGCGCTTCGTTAA
- a CDS encoding LysR family transcriptional regulator — MNWDDLRYLLVLARAATLARAAKAIGVDQSTVRRRLEALETSLGGALVDRRREGWRLTPLGERVVEHALRLESDVAEIARLAGADDDRPEGQVVLTAGEVIMAEFVVPYLGDFGARFPKVTFDLRVSNHVLDLARGEADLAVRIVRPDEPALVTRQVGALDVGLYASRGYLERPPTPALPLRGRVPISDLDELRGQRIVTYDRSLARSPEATWLASRIDPENVVARSSSPFAMMAAVRAGLGIGPLLSVFAERQPELVCVVPSPALPRRSVWLVGHPTSLRTSRVRAVWEHLAAAFEREARPTEASDRA, encoded by the coding sequence ATGAACTGGGACGATTTGCGTTACCTCTTGGTGCTCGCGCGGGCGGCGACGTTGGCGCGGGCGGCGAAAGCCATTGGCGTCGACCAGAGCACGGTGCGGCGGCGGCTCGAGGCGCTGGAGACGTCCCTCGGTGGCGCGTTGGTCGACCGGCGGCGCGAAGGGTGGCGCCTCACGCCCCTCGGGGAACGGGTGGTGGAGCATGCCCTGCGGCTCGAGTCCGATGTTGCGGAGATCGCGCGGCTGGCAGGGGCCGATGATGATCGGCCCGAGGGGCAGGTGGTGCTCACCGCCGGCGAGGTGATCATGGCCGAGTTCGTCGTGCCCTACCTGGGCGACTTCGGTGCGCGCTTCCCCAAGGTGACGTTCGACCTTCGCGTGAGCAACCACGTGCTCGATCTCGCGCGCGGGGAGGCGGATCTCGCGGTGCGGATCGTTCGCCCCGACGAGCCGGCGCTGGTCACGCGGCAGGTGGGCGCGCTCGACGTGGGGCTTTATGCATCGCGGGGGTATCTCGAGCGCCCCCCCACCCCGGCCCTCCCCCTCCGGGGGAGGGTGCCGATTTCTGATCTCGACGAGCTGCGAGGGCAGCGCATCGTGACGTACGATCGCTCGCTGGCGCGTTCGCCCGAGGCGACGTGGCTGGCGTCGCGGATCGACCCGGAGAACGTCGTGGCCCGGAGTTCGAGTCCCTTCGCGATGATGGCGGCGGTGCGGGCGGGCTTGGGGATTGGGCCGCTGCTGTCCGTCTTTGCGGAGCGCCAACCGGAGCTCGTGTGCGTCGTGCCATCGCCTGCGCTGCCGCGACGGTCCGTGTGGCTCGTGGGGCACCCCACGTCGCTGCGCACGTCACGCGTGCGCGCGGTGTGGGAGCACCTGGCGGCGGCCTTCGAACGGGAGGCTAGGCCGACGGAAGCTTCCGACCGCGCATGA
- a CDS encoding transcriptional repressor: MEPLDQGAKGAGPDVVELLRDHGIQPSAQRVAVAKYVLRTDEHPSADQVWHSVRSGFPMLSRATVYNTLNLFVEKGLLREFILAEGRLVYDPKTEPHHHFIDEATGKIHDVAWNAVQVSDVEKLPGFAVRDYQVVMRGRKLPSA, translated from the coding sequence GTGGAGCCTCTGGATCAGGGTGCGAAGGGCGCGGGGCCCGACGTCGTCGAGCTTTTGCGGGACCATGGCATTCAGCCCTCGGCCCAGCGCGTCGCCGTCGCAAAATACGTGCTCCGCACCGATGAACACCCGTCGGCGGACCAAGTTTGGCACAGCGTGCGAAGCGGCTTTCCCATGCTGAGCCGGGCAACCGTCTACAACACGCTCAATTTGTTCGTCGAAAAAGGGCTGCTGCGGGAGTTCATCCTGGCGGAAGGCAGGCTCGTCTACGATCCGAAGACCGAACCGCACCATCACTTCATCGATGAGGCGACCGGCAAAATCCACGACGTAGCCTGGAACGCGGTGCAGGTGTCCGACGTGGAGAAGCTCCCCGGGTTCGCCGTGCGCGACTACCAGGTGGTCATGCGCGGTCGGAAGCTTCCGTCGGCCTAG
- the lspA gene encoding signal peptidase II — protein sequence MDETTTSSTTVADAPAADASAPEAQSLSSSSSSAEGAFPADVAPEVPRLGVPFGSSGAIPGAEGSGSPSYVFLAIVSIISLVADVATKLWAERTLDGYPGIIHVWENHVAFILAKNRGGAWGLLQSTSENVRRPFFLLVSAAAIAFIVTLYRRLQPRQRALKWGLPLVLGGALGNVFDRIRYGHVIDFIDVHAVYKGQDHHWPTFNVADIAICVGVALMAIDMFSARKPRRAEVEPIFVAPPAPAEAPPAPSEGEPMPPQEAALQEAAPPPEASKSVE from the coding sequence ATGGACGAAACCACCACATCCTCCACCACCGTCGCCGACGCCCCGGCGGCGGACGCGAGTGCGCCCGAGGCGCAGTCTCTCTCCTCGTCCTCTTCATCCGCAGAGGGCGCCTTTCCGGCCGATGTCGCGCCGGAAGTTCCGCGGCTCGGTGTGCCGTTCGGCTCATCGGGGGCGATTCCCGGTGCCGAGGGCAGTGGTTCGCCGTCCTACGTCTTTCTGGCGATCGTGTCGATCATCTCGCTGGTCGCGGACGTGGCGACCAAGCTTTGGGCCGAGCGCACGCTCGACGGGTACCCAGGCATCATCCATGTCTGGGAAAACCACGTCGCGTTCATTCTCGCCAAGAACCGCGGCGGAGCGTGGGGGCTTCTCCAGTCGACGAGTGAGAACGTCCGCCGGCCGTTCTTCCTTTTGGTTTCGGCTGCGGCCATTGCGTTCATCGTCACGTTGTACCGGCGCCTTCAGCCGCGTCAGCGCGCGCTCAAGTGGGGCTTGCCGCTGGTGCTCGGCGGCGCGCTGGGCAATGTGTTCGACCGCATCCGCTACGGGCACGTCATCGACTTCATCGATGTGCACGCGGTCTACAAAGGACAGGATCACCACTGGCCGACGTTCAACGTGGCCGACATCGCCATTTGCGTTGGCGTGGCGTTGATGGCCATCGACATGTTCTCGGCGCGAAAGCCGCGCCGTGCGGAGGTGGAGCCGATCTTCGTGGCGCCGCCTGCACCGGCCGAGGCCCCGCCGGCACCGTCCGAGGGCGAGCCCATGCCGCCGCAGGAAGCTGCGCTTCAGGAAGCCGCGCCGCCGCCGGAAGCGTCGAAGTCGGTGGAGTGA
- a CDS encoding prolipoprotein diacylglyceryl transferase, with protein MRPELFSLFGVGFPAYFTLLTTGFLLATALAALWAHRIGENADAMVDLGIAMLISGVAGARLLHVVADGYFWDYVHLCIDPSKVDWPFQKAECLSPTRGGVWDAARGVCHPGTTDCFAWAKFWAGGLTYYGGLIGASAAAWFLLKRDRFPFWKAADMAGFAVPLGLGFGRMGCLLAGCCYGVRTDAPWGLSFPPRSPASEGQFKAHLLDSYASWSHPVHPTQIYESAVSLAIAAFCLFYVHPRKRYDGQVFAAFLFLYAVARFIIEFWRDDDRGGMLHLSTSQLLGIVLALAAVAVHRLGPGRSTWQREFSTVKS; from the coding sequence GTGCGCCCCGAGCTCTTTTCGCTCTTTGGGGTCGGGTTTCCTGCGTATTTCACGCTTCTGACGACGGGCTTTCTCCTCGCCACGGCGTTGGCTGCACTCTGGGCGCACCGCATCGGCGAAAACGCCGACGCCATGGTCGATCTCGGCATCGCCATGCTCATCTCCGGCGTGGCCGGTGCGCGGCTGCTGCATGTCGTGGCCGATGGCTACTTCTGGGACTACGTGCACCTCTGCATCGACCCGTCGAAGGTCGATTGGCCGTTTCAGAAAGCCGAATGCCTCTCGCCCACGCGCGGCGGCGTCTGGGATGCGGCGCGCGGTGTGTGCCATCCCGGCACCACCGACTGCTTCGCGTGGGCGAAGTTTTGGGCCGGCGGGTTGACCTATTACGGAGGCCTCATCGGCGCCTCGGCTGCCGCATGGTTCCTCTTGAAGCGCGATCGCTTCCCATTCTGGAAGGCTGCGGACATGGCTGGCTTCGCGGTGCCGCTCGGCCTGGGGTTCGGCCGCATGGGGTGCCTTCTCGCGGGCTGCTGCTATGGTGTCCGCACGGACGCGCCGTGGGGCCTGTCATTTCCGCCGCGCAGTCCCGCCAGCGAGGGTCAGTTCAAGGCGCACCTACTCGACAGCTACGCTTCGTGGAGCCATCCCGTGCACCCCACGCAGATTTACGAGTCGGCCGTGTCGCTCGCCATTGCGGCGTTTTGCCTCTTTTACGTGCATCCGCGCAAACGCTACGACGGGCAGGTATTCGCGGCGTTTTTGTTCTTGTATGCGGTGGCACGCTTCATCATCGAGTTCTGGCGCGACGACGACCGCGGCGGCATGCTCCACCTGTCGACGTCCCAGCTTCTCGGTATCGTTCTGGCACTCGCCGCGGTGGCGGTGCATCGTCTGGGCCCAGGGAGGTCTACGTGGCAGCGAGAATTCTCGACGGTAAAAAGCTAG
- the folD gene encoding bifunctional methylenetetrahydrofolate dehydrogenase/methenyltetrahydrofolate cyclohydrolase FolD encodes MAARILDGKKLAETVRAEVREGVTAFKAKYGRAPGLEVILVGDDPASQVYTRNKEKASNEVGMRGHLHVLPASTPEDDVLALVQRLNADEATDGILVQLPLPKSIREQRILDAVDPAKDVDGFHPINAGLLASGRPRLVPCTPLGCMRLLALAEVPLKGAHAVVVGRSNIVGKPVAQLLLAEHATVTIAHSRTKDLAALCREADVLVAAVGKAELVRGNFVKPGAVVIDVGINRVDAGNGKTKLVGDVAYAEVAEIASAITPVPGGVGPMTIAYLLQNTLTAAHARAAGST; translated from the coding sequence GTGGCAGCGAGAATTCTCGACGGTAAAAAGCTAGCGGAAACGGTGCGGGCGGAAGTTCGCGAGGGCGTCACGGCCTTCAAGGCGAAGTACGGCCGCGCACCCGGGCTCGAGGTCATCCTGGTCGGCGACGACCCCGCCAGCCAGGTCTACACGCGCAACAAAGAGAAGGCCTCCAACGAGGTGGGCATGCGCGGCCACCTGCACGTGCTCCCGGCCTCGACCCCCGAGGACGACGTGCTCGCCCTCGTACAGCGCCTCAACGCGGACGAGGCGACCGACGGCATCCTGGTGCAGCTGCCGCTGCCCAAGTCGATCCGCGAGCAGCGCATCCTCGACGCCGTGGACCCTGCCAAGGACGTCGATGGCTTTCACCCCATCAACGCGGGCCTTCTCGCGTCGGGACGCCCCCGCCTGGTTCCCTGCACGCCGCTCGGTTGCATGCGCCTGCTCGCGCTGGCGGAGGTCCCCCTCAAGGGAGCCCACGCCGTGGTCGTGGGGCGGAGCAACATCGTGGGCAAGCCGGTCGCGCAACTGCTGCTCGCCGAGCATGCAACGGTGACCATTGCGCACTCGCGCACCAAGGATCTCGCCGCCCTCTGCCGTGAGGCCGACGTGCTCGTCGCCGCCGTGGGCAAGGCCGAGCTCGTGCGCGGCAATTTCGTCAAGCCCGGGGCCGTCGTCATCGATGTCGGCATCAACCGGGTCGACGCGGGCAACGGCAAGACGAAGCTCGTCGGCGACGTGGCCTACGCCGAGGTCGCGGAGATCGCGTCGGCCATCACGCCGGTCCCCGGCGGAGTCGGCCCGATGACCATCGCGTACCTGTTGCAGAATACACTGACCGCCGCGCATGCCCGCGCCGCGGGATCGACCTAG
- a CDS encoding ParB/RepB/Spo0J family partition protein — protein sequence MSEKSVSSDTKKRALGRGLDALLPVAQPPARGYGDKSVFLCALEKLSPQKGQPRKVFEKTALEELAASIKEHGLLEPLVVRRVDGSDRFEIIAGERRWRASQKAGLHEVLVVVKDVSPAAAFELALIENVQREDLNAIELAEALSRLVQEHGYTQESLAERLGKDRTTIANSLRLMKLPPRVRDQVIEGALTEGHARALLGVVDGPAIERLSEKVIRGRLSVRATEAMVRKEKDKEKALAGEPPANGKKAPDAAAPQVKSSSVRDLEARLTRRLGSKVEVRDVGNKGELAIPYADLDQLDRILEKLLGGD from the coding sequence ATGAGTGAAAAAAGCGTCTCCTCGGATACGAAAAAACGCGCCTTGGGCCGGGGCCTCGATGCCCTCCTGCCGGTCGCGCAGCCGCCCGCCCGGGGCTACGGCGACAAGAGCGTCTTTCTCTGCGCCCTGGAGAAGCTTTCGCCGCAAAAAGGTCAGCCCCGCAAGGTCTTCGAGAAGACCGCGCTCGAGGAGCTGGCCGCCTCCATCAAAGAGCACGGCCTGCTCGAGCCGCTGGTGGTGCGCCGGGTCGACGGGTCGGACCGCTTCGAGATCATCGCGGGCGAGCGACGGTGGCGGGCCTCGCAGAAGGCGGGCCTGCACGAAGTGCTGGTGGTGGTGAAGGACGTCTCGCCGGCGGCGGCCTTCGAGCTGGCGCTGATCGAGAACGTGCAGCGCGAGGACCTGAACGCGATCGAGCTCGCGGAGGCCCTCTCGCGCTTGGTGCAGGAGCACGGCTACACGCAGGAATCGCTGGCCGAGCGGCTCGGGAAGGACCGCACCACGATTGCCAACAGCCTGCGCTTGATGAAGCTGCCGCCGCGGGTGCGCGATCAGGTCATCGAGGGCGCGCTCACCGAAGGGCACGCGCGCGCATTGCTCGGCGTCGTCGATGGGCCGGCGATCGAGCGGCTCTCGGAAAAGGTCATTCGCGGCCGCCTCAGCGTGCGCGCCACGGAGGCGATGGTTCGCAAGGAGAAGGACAAAGAGAAGGCCCTCGCAGGCGAGCCCCCGGCCAACGGGAAAAAGGCCCCGGATGCCGCGGCGCCGCAGGTGAAGAGCAGCTCGGTGCGCGATCTGGAGGCCCGCCTCACCCGCCGCCTGGGCAGCAAGGTGGAGGTGCGCGACGTCGGCAACAAAGGCGAGCTGGCCATCCCCTACGCGGATCTGGACCAGCTCGATCGCATTTTGGAGAAGCTGCTGGGCGGCGACTAG
- a CDS encoding AAA family ATPase: MNQKGGVGKTTTAVNLAASVAAAERKTLLLDLDPQGNASSGVGVRPRTVERSVYDCLIGRASFKEVIVDTEIPHLFVAPATQDLVAAELELVDDPERAIRLKTALADLLVREKFEYVFVDCPPSLGLLTVNALTAANRVLVPLQCEYYALEGLTHLMATIDRIKNGTNPTLEVEGIVLTMFDARNNLAHQVADEVRKHFHVFDSIIPRNVRLSEAPSHGKPVLLYDVQSKGAQGYLGLAKEILST, encoded by the coding sequence GTGAACCAAAAAGGAGGCGTCGGAAAGACGACGACCGCCGTGAACCTCGCGGCCAGCGTGGCTGCCGCCGAGCGCAAGACGCTCTTGCTCGATCTGGATCCGCAGGGAAACGCGAGTTCCGGTGTCGGCGTGCGCCCGCGCACCGTGGAGCGCAGCGTCTACGATTGCCTCATTGGCCGCGCGAGCTTCAAAGAGGTGATCGTCGATACGGAGATCCCTCACCTCTTCGTCGCACCGGCCACGCAGGATCTCGTGGCCGCGGAACTGGAGTTGGTCGACGATCCGGAGCGCGCGATCCGCCTCAAGACGGCCTTGGCCGACCTGCTCGTGCGTGAAAAATTCGAGTACGTCTTCGTGGATTGCCCGCCGTCACTGGGCCTGCTCACGGTGAACGCGCTGACCGCGGCGAACCGCGTGCTGGTGCCCCTGCAGTGCGAGTACTATGCGCTGGAAGGCCTTACGCACTTGATGGCCACGATCGATCGCATCAAAAATGGCACGAACCCCACCTTGGAGGTGGAAGGCATCGTGCTCACCATGTTCGACGCGCGGAACAACCTCGCGCACCAAGTGGCCGACGAAGTGCGGAAGCACTTTCACGTGTTCGACTCGATCATCCCGCGCAATGTGCGCCTTTCGGAGGCACCGTCGCATGGCAAGCCGGTGCTCCTGTACGACGTACAATCGAAGGGGGCGCAGGGCTATCTGGGCCTCGCCAAAGAAATTCTCAGCACCTAA
- a CDS encoding transcriptional regulator: MPVPKNYRSIEDFHREELRPDYRVGFSLEDLMQETVFEGSDMLFDDQHDEYAETDDDEDD; encoded by the coding sequence ATGCCTGTACCGAAGAACTATCGCTCGATCGAGGACTTCCACCGTGAAGAGCTGCGCCCGGACTACCGCGTCGGGTTTTCGCTCGAAGACCTGATGCAGGAAACCGTGTTTGAGGGCAGTGACATGCTCTTCGACGACCAGCACGACGAGTACGCTGAAACGGACGACGACGAGGACGACTGA
- the tig gene encoding trigger factor: MQVTVSRISPVILELQIEIPADTVKSEVDKAYTTLAKKAHVKGFRPGKAPRSVLSHLYGPQVQNDVANSIVNTTLPQVLTEKNVTPINTPEVEAGKVDSKETFSYKARFEVSPEIEKVTYEGFELTRPHAEVTDAMVDEQIERIRQSLATLKAPEPARPAQAGDIVLIDFTLSVDGKEIKDGGGQGVQLELGSKQVLPELDAGITGKSVGDKFEVSAQFPDRHPREDFRDKQGVFAITVNEIKEKVLPNLDDEFAKDVGQFQTLVELRADVHTRLQKSAKDQVDTAIAEQIVEKLNEANPVDVPPSLVQQQCKLMETQILQQARRAGQPITQEQWASLHGAIHADAEKKVRAGLLMAHIAKTLEIKVTDEDMEKGIAELAEETGKNVAKVRAEYREKGKRDILIGMILEDKILDLLEGKSKIVDAAPAADLPAGTSEAKDSPEASGESTETANT, from the coding sequence ATGCAAGTCACCGTTTCCCGCATCTCTCCCGTCATTCTGGAGCTTCAGATCGAAATCCCCGCCGACACGGTGAAGTCCGAGGTCGACAAGGCCTACACGACGCTCGCCAAGAAGGCGCACGTGAAGGGGTTCCGCCCGGGCAAAGCCCCGCGCAGCGTCCTGTCGCATCTCTACGGACCGCAGGTGCAGAACGACGTGGCGAACTCCATCGTCAACACCACGCTCCCGCAGGTGCTGACGGAAAAGAACGTGACGCCGATCAACACGCCCGAGGTCGAAGCCGGCAAGGTCGACTCGAAAGAGACGTTCTCGTACAAGGCGCGCTTCGAAGTTTCGCCCGAGATCGAGAAGGTGACGTACGAGGGCTTCGAGCTCACGCGTCCCCACGCCGAAGTGACCGATGCGATGGTCGACGAGCAGATCGAGCGCATTCGTCAGAGCCTCGCCACGCTCAAGGCCCCCGAGCCCGCGCGCCCCGCGCAGGCCGGTGACATCGTTCTGATCGACTTCACGCTGTCCGTCGACGGCAAGGAGATCAAGGACGGCGGCGGCCAGGGCGTGCAGCTCGAGTTGGGCTCGAAGCAAGTGCTTCCGGAGCTCGACGCCGGCATCACGGGCAAGAGCGTGGGCGACAAGTTCGAGGTGAGCGCCCAGTTCCCCGATCGCCACCCGCGCGAAGACTTCCGCGACAAGCAAGGCGTGTTCGCCATCACCGTCAACGAGATCAAGGAGAAGGTCCTCCCGAACCTCGACGACGAGTTCGCGAAGGACGTCGGGCAGTTCCAGACCTTGGTCGAGCTCCGCGCGGACGTGCACACGCGCCTGCAGAAGTCGGCCAAAGACCAGGTCGACACGGCGATTGCCGAGCAGATCGTGGAGAAGTTGAACGAGGCGAACCCGGTGGACGTCCCCCCGTCGCTCGTGCAGCAGCAATGCAAGCTGATGGAGACGCAGATCCTGCAGCAGGCGCGTCGCGCCGGTCAGCCCATCACCCAGGAGCAGTGGGCTTCGCTCCACGGCGCCATCCACGCCGACGCCGAGAAGAAGGTCCGCGCAGGCCTGCTCATGGCGCACATCGCGAAGACCCTCGAGATCAAGGTCACCGACGAGGACATGGAGAAGGGCATCGCGGAGTTGGCCGAAGAGACCGGGAAGAACGTGGCCAAGGTTCGCGCGGAGTACCGCGAGAAGGGCAAGCGCGACATCCTCATCGGCATGATTCTCGAGGATAAAATCCTGGACTTGCTCGAGGGCAAATCCAAGATTGTGGACGCAGCTCCCGCGGCGGATTTGCCCGCGGGTACGTCAGAGGCTAAGGATTCTCCAGAAGCCTCTGGAGAAAGCACGGAGACGGCCAACACATGA